CGCTGTAATGGTTGGCGAGTTGCTGGCTGAAATCATGAATGCCATTGGTGTTCAGGCGTTTAACTTCGACCTTGTCGAAACGACATCTAGACTCCAGGACTTCCTCAACCGTGAGAAGTATTTTGTATTTGTCGCTCGTGGCGTGAGTGGGAATCCGGCAGGGTTTATTGCCCTTTATGAAAGCTATGCTCTCTACGCTGAAGGCACTTTCGGCACCATACCGGAGCTTTACGTTCGCCCAGATTACCGCACAAATGGGCTGGGTCTCCGTCTAGTGTCCCAAGCAAAGTCTTTCGGCGCGGCACGTGGCTGGAAACGGTTGGAGGTAACAACGCCGCCGCTGCCGCAGTTCGATAGAACCTTGGCGTTTTATGAGCGTGAGGGTTTCGCCATAAGTGGTGGCCGCAAACTGAAGGTCTCCCTGTGATGAATGGCCCAACCCGTCATTCCACCGGACCTGCGCAAAAAGCCGCGCAGTCCGCTGAATTCAAACGTTAGGCGCCACATGGGAAACCCCTATGAATCAACATGCTTTTACCGTTTTCGTACACCTAAAGGCCGAAATTAGTTGGCTGGCTCTTTCTCGTCCAGAGCGAAATGAGCTAACTCAGGCAAAAATTTTTCCAATTCTGCAAGAACATCCAAATGTTCATCACACGCATTTTGATGCCGAGGCATTTTGTGGATTTGTATCCGATATTGAAATGTTTTCATGTGATGATCCGCGCCAATTCTATTTCTTTTTTGAAGAATTCCGAGATTCAGAGCTAATTTCAAAGGGGTATTTTACAATTGTGAATATCTTCCCCGCATACGCAGATGGTTATGTTGAGTATGAAAATCGACTTAAGGCCTAACCTCGCGCTCAACCCGACCGCCCACCCGCTGCGCGGGCGGATTGTGACAGTGAAGCAACACTAAATCGAATTCCCCAAGCCCCTGACACACTGGTATCGCATCCAGTGAACAGAGGGCTCTATCTTGAACAAGCAATCCAAACCCGCCGATGCTCCATCGGCGCATGAACAGCTCAATCCGTATATTTCCGCGCGTCGGGAATGGAATGAGCGCTATGGCGATTATGTGTCGCAGGCCAAAAACTGGCGCATTGTGGCAGTGTTATCCGGGATCACGGCAGTTATGGCAGTGGCTGGTGTCATCTATATCGGCGCGCAAAGCAAATTCATTCCCTATGTGGTGGCGGTCGATCAGCATGGCAGCGCTGTGGCAGCCGGTATTGCCGACCGGGCTTCAGCCACTGATCCGCGCGTGATTCGTTCGCTCATCGGGCGATTCATTACCGATTTACGCGGGGTGATTTCCGATCAACAGGCCGAGAAGGCGGCCATTGATCGGGTGTATTCCATGCTTCCTTCGGGTGCGGCATCCACCACCGTTATTTCGGGTTGGTTCAAAGACCAATCGCCTTTTTCCCGCTCGGCGACGGAAACCATTTCAGTTGATGTTGAGAGCATTCTGCCGATTTCATCCAAATCGTGGCAGGTCGATTTCCGCGAAACCGCCCGCTCGCCCAATGGCATGTTGCTCTCTAAAAAGCGCTACCGCGCCACGCTGACCACCCAACTTTCCCCCATCACCAACGAGCAATTGATTCGCCTGAATCCCATTGGGCTGTTTGTGACTGATATTTCCATCACCCAAATTCTTTGATTGAGGAACGCACAATGAATAAACCCATTTTGATTCGCGGCCGCATGTTATCGCCACTCGCAAGGGCTGTGGCTATCGGCATTGCCTTGTCCGTCACTTCGGTGGCGTTCGCCGAACCAGTCGTGCCCGCGATTGAGCACGGCGGCGCTGAGACACGACCATCTCAGGCGAATACGGTGGCGATGCCGAGACACTTAAACCTCACCCCGATTCCAATCCCTCACCCCGCCGTGATGGCCAGCACGATGAGTGAGCGGTTTTTGCAAAACCCCAAGGCCATTCCAGCTCAAGGTAATAACGGGCAAGTCACTTTTGTGTACGGTCAAAGCGTGCCCACCATCACCTGTGCTCCGCTGCGGATTTGCGACATTAGCCTTGAGCCCGGCGAGGTGATTAATGGGGCGCCGCAAATGGGCGATACCGTGCGTTGGCAAGTGGCACCCGCCGTTTCCGGTGAAGGGGCTGACAAAATCACGCATGTGATTGTTAAACCCACCGATGTTGGGCTGGACACCAATATGGTGATCCCCACCAATCGGAGAACTTATTACCTGCGCTTGGTTTCCGACAAGAAGAATTATGTGACCAGCATTGGCTTCACCTACCCAGATACGCAAGCCAAGCAATGGGCGGCGTATCAAGCGCAGCAAGCCAAGAAAGCCGCTGTTGTTGTAGATAAGCCTGCCGTTTCTGTCGATCAGCTCGACTTCAATTACACGGTTAAAAGCGTGAAGGGTATGGGCATGGTGCCGGTACGCATTTTCAACGATGGTCAGAAGGTATTTATCCAGATGCCAACGGATATGCAGGAAGCACCTGCTCTGTTTATCGTCGGGCAGGATGGCAAGGATCAACTCGTGAATTACCGCCTGCGTGATGGTTATTTTATCGTCGATCGATTGTTTCATCAGGCCGCGCTGATTGCAGGCGTAGGCGACGATCAATCCCGTATCACGATCACGCATCATGACCATCGTGTTATCGAGAAAGCCAAATCGGACAAAAATTGGTTTCTGGATTATGAGGATTAAGCCATGAGCAAGACACCTACTGTCGAGCCCGCGGGCTTGTCTTCAAGCGGAAAACCTCTGACTACCAAAACCGAGCCAAAGCTGGGAATCCGCGTATCCAAACGCGCCGCTTTGTTGCTCGCCATCCCAGTCGCCTTGGCGGGCGGCGTGGTCATTTACAACATTTTCTCTCGGGGAGATGAACCAACTTTGGCCTCTGCCGATAAGCCAAAAACGGTCGAATCAGCGATGGATGTGGCAGAAAGTATCAACCAAAAGGCCGCGCGCCTGGTTGCGCCGAGCCTACCTACCGCTTCAGATCAGCATAGTGGGTCGGCGGCTAGTGACAAGCCAAATGCCAAACCAACAACCAATCAAGCGACCGCTCCTGATTTAAGCCATGCAACACCATCAAATGAGCAACCCAAACCCTTAACCCCTGCGGAACAAGCGGCTCAGCGTTTGGCCGATGAGCGGCTCCAGCGCTTACAACAAGCCATGGATGCAGCAACCAAAACCAAATCATTTCGGGATGCCAATGGTGGTGCGCCAATGGATGAACCGTCCATCAATCGTGGGTCGTTGGGGCAAGTTTCTGGGCTTGGATTGGCGGCAAGTGGTTCTGGATTCAATCCGAGCAGCCTATTGGGTAATGCCGCCGGTCAGGGCACCCAAGGCGATCAAAAGGACAAAAAAGCCTTTTTGCAGGCCGCCAAGGCTGAAATCGCCACACCAACTCTGGCCGCTTCGGTTAAGCCTGCTCAATCACCTTTTGAAATCAATTCCGGCACCGTTATTCCTGCCGTGTTGGTAACCGGTTTGAACAGCGATTTACCCGGCGAAATAATCGGCCAGGTTTCTGAAAATGTGTTTGATACCGCCACGGGCAATCACTTGCTCATTCCCAAGGGGGCAAAGCTCTTTGGTCAGTATGACTCGCAGGTCAGTTATGGCCAGAACCGTTTATTGGTGGCTTGGCAGCGGGTCATTTTCCCCAATGGCTCAACCCTTGAAATCGGCGGCATGGGCGGCGTGGATAAAACAGGTTCGGCAGGCTTTGAAGGTCAGGTGGACAACCATTATTGGCGACTGTTCACCGGCGCCTTGATGACTTCGATTTTCAGCGCCGGGATTCAGCTTTCACAGCCGCAAACCAACAACAACAATGGCGTGCAGGGAACGGGACAAACCATTGGCGCAGCCGTGGGGCAACAAATTGGCCAATTGGGCGTTTCTATTTCGCAAAAGAATCTGGCCATCCAGCCGACCATTGTCATCCGGCAAGGCTATCGCTTTTCGGTGATGGTTGATAAGGATGTTGTTTTTCCGGGAGCGTATCAATGACCGGAATCGATACCTCTGAACTCAAGCATGTTTCCCTGCGTTTATCACCCTTGGGGGAACGCATTTTGCGTCAATACACCGCCCGGCGGGGTGATGTGGCGCGGGTAGTGGATACCGCATTGCAATTCATTTTGCAGGACGATCGCGCCTATCAATTAACCCTGTTCCCGCGCGATCACAGTGGCGACATTGATTTGTTTACAACCAGTGTGCGTTTGCGTGCGCAACAGCATCAAGAGGTTACGAAGCTTTGCCAGCACTTGGGCGTATCTCTGTCGGTATTTATTGAAGCGGCGCTTATCGAGGCCGATGCGCGCGGTCGATTAATCACCACGAGGAACAGAATATGAACATTATTACGGTAACGAACCAAAAAGGCGGCGTGGGTAAAACAACAGTCTCGGTTCACCTCGCCTGCGGCTTGGCGGAACGGGGGTATAAAACCTTGCTCGTTGATTTGGATGGTCAGGGCCAGGCCAGCACGCACTTAACCGGCGATACGGCCATCAATCGCCGCCCTAATGGTGGCGCTGAATTGCTGTTTGATCTTGAAAAGCTTAAAACCGGCATCTCACCTTTAACCACGCCGCTGGGTGTTGATCTTTTGTTTGGCCACAATGCTTTATCACGCATCGATGAGGGGGAGCGCACCACGGGTGATGCGATGGGGGTGCGGGATTATGTCCGCGCCCTACCCTATGACTTCATCGTGATCGACACCCCACCGGCCATGCAGTTGCGCCAACTTGCCGCTGTGTTGTGGGCAGATCGGCTCATCACCGTCATCGAGCCGGAAGAAAAAGCCGTGGCGGGCTGGACGCGCGTGCGCGACATGATCAAAGCAGCCAGCGCCAAGGGGCTATTAGTGGATGGATTTGAGGCGAAGGTGCTGCTGAATCGCGTTGATAGCCGCATTGCGGATCAGCGTAACGCAGTGAAGCAGATGAAGGCCGCTGTACCAGGGATGATCGATACCGTGCTCACCGCTCGCCAAGCCGTGGTCAGCACGGCCTACAGCTCGCGCCTGCCCATTTGGCACCTGAAGAAAGATAAGGTAGATGCGGATTACGCGGCGTTATGGCGTGATTTACCCATTGCTATTGGGCTAACTGATCGCGTTCATCCAAGTACCGTAACCGAGGTGGCGTGAGATGGCTTCCGTTCTTGATTTTCTCGGCGAGGCCATGATGGATGGGGCGGATTCAACTGCCTCATCGGGCGTAAATTATGAAGGCATTCAGCGGATAGACATTGATCTCATCAAGTCAGACCCGGAACAACCCCGCCGCTTGTTCGATGAAGAAAAGCTCGAAAACCTCGCCGCTTCTATTCGACAAATGGATCTATTGCAGCCCATCCTCGTGCGCGAGGAGGCGGGGTTAATCATCATGGTCGATGGGGAGCGCCGATGGCGGGCGGCCAAGATGGCCGGACTCAAGGATGTGCCGGTGGTGTTCAGCAAGCAGGCGCAAGCGCGGGTTCTGTTGGCGCAGGTGGTGGCCAATGAAAACCGAGAAAATCTCATGGACATCGAGTTGGCCAAGGTGATTAACACCCTCAAGCGCGAATACAAAATCACCGGGCGCGAGTTGGGAAAATTGCTCAATCGCAACGATGCCCAGATTTCCCGCTTAATGCTGCTGGTTAAAAACCCAGAAATTCTGCAACTGGCTGAAGAGGGCATTATCACCAGCGCTGAACACGCGGCATTGTTCTCTGCACTTGACCCCGACACTCAAGCCGAACTGGTGGCTCAAGCAAAAGACAATCAAACGGCGCTTACCCACCAAGATTTAACTGCGCAAAGAGAAAAACCGCAAACGGCAGCACCCACTGTGAACGAGCGCCCGATGGATGAACCGGATGCTGATTCCAGTCATTCACCGAATACCGATGATCTTGGTTCGGTTCCCGATGCAGGAATCGAATTGCAAGGCGAGTGCGCCGATGGATGGGAGTCTGACGATTCAATCAACACGACAAACCATGACGAAAGCCAGACATCAGAGTTTTGTGGGGAAGAGAACACCACCAAGGCCAAGGGCGCAGGCAGCTTGACGCTCACGCCAGCGCAGTTTTCAGCCCTTTATGAAGATAACCCCAGCATCCTCGATGGCCTTACTTCTATTACCCTAAAAGCTCCACCAGAGTTGATTGCTGAACTGTCGGATTGGGGTTCGGCGGGATAAATCGAAATCCCAGAGGGTGTGTCATCTTGAACCTGTTAATACAACAAACAGCCATAAGGAGCACACCATGAATACCCTGGCCTTGCCCACTTCACGGTTACTGACCACCGAAGAAGCGGCCAATTATCTCAATATCAGTAAGGAATTCTTGAAGCGGATGCGCTAGGGCAAAACCACGGGCGTGGTTGGTCCTGTTTATGTGAAATTTGGCTCTCAGCCTCGTTATGATCGACGCGATCTTGACCGATGGGTCGAGTATTACCGAACCAATGAAGGCCAGACGCAAGCCAATCAGAGTCATTGAGCATGGATGAACCAATCAACGATCTGCGACGTAAACATTTTCAAACAGAAGATGGGCTGATTCCGTATTTGCTGGAAGCGCACGCCATCGCCCATCTTCTGAACACATCGATGGATACGATGCGCATGCTCATCAAAACAGGGGCGTTTTGCGAGCCCGCCCCCTTTAACGAAAACCCGGACAAGAAAACGATCCGATGGCGCACGGAAGATGTCGCTAAGTGGCTACAAAGTTTACGGCGCATCAATGACAAAGGCCAAGAAATACCGGAGGAATTGCGATGAAACTCATCCCCCTGCCTGTTTGGCTCGAGCAAACATTCGGCGAACATCAGCCGACCATTAATACGGCACGGGCTTGGTGCCGCCAAGGACGCATCAAGCCATCACCAAAGAAAATTGGTCGAACTTACTACTTGCAACCCAATGCAGAGCATGTCAACAATGCCAACTCCCATCCCAGACTCATCGAGCGCATCCTTGGCGAGACCGCGTAGCCGCAAAAAAAACGATCTTCCCGCGAATCTTTACGAACCGCGTGCGGGTTACTTCGTCTACCGCAATCCGGAAAATGGGAAAACCTACACGCTTGGACGGATCAGTCGGGGGGAGGCGCGCGATCAAGCGATAGAAGCCAATCGCACCTTTGAACAACGAGCCGAGCAACGCCTCATCAACCGATTGCATGCCCAAGCACTGGGTGAAACATTCAGTGACTGGCTGAACAAATACGCAGAAGTCCTGAAGCGCAGGAACCTTGCTGACAATACGATGCGCCAACATAAATGGCGCATTAAAACCATGGAGCAGCAATTCGGAGCCGAACCATTCGTCCGTCTGCACGAAACTCGCCACTGGGCCGAATGGCTGGATACATTCACAGAACAGGACAAAACCAGATCAGCCATTGCATGGCGAAGCTGGCTGCTCGACTGTTTTAATGCGGCCATTGCCGCTGGTTGGGTCGATAGAAACCCCATCGAACCCATCCGCGCCCCTACAACCATCGTCAAACGCGACCGCCTTAGTCTTGAGGCGGCACGAGCCATTATATGTGTCGCGCGGGAACAGAAAGATCAATGGATCGCGCGTAGCATTGAGTTAGCACTCATCACAGCTCAGCGCCGAGAAGACATTGCCAGCCTCCAGTTCCGCAAGCGTGACGCGGCCAGCGGATGGGTGGAAAGCGATAGTCTGTATGTCACTCAGCAAAAAACCGGCGCGCGGCTGGCTATTCCGCTCACCCTCGCCATGCCTGAAATTGGCATGACCTTAGGGGACGCCATTGATGCCTGCCGAGATCATATCGCCAGCCGCTGGCTTATTCATCAAACCAATCCCCACGGCAACAGCCCGGCAGGCTCCCAAATTTGGCGCGACACAATCACTCGCCGCTTCGCGGATATGCGGGATGAAGCCGCTCGACGATCTGAGACTCCTCTATGGCGGCAGGATAAAGAACCACCAAGTTTCCATGAACTGCGAAGCCTATCGTTGCGGCTACACACTGCACGACACGGCAAAGATTTTGCTCAAGCACTAGCTGGGCATAAAGACGCCAGAACCACCGATACTTATCGGGACATTCGTGGCTCAGAATGGGTGAAACTTTCGACTGATGTGTTCAAAACACCGTGATAAGCTATTGATTCAAATAGATTGAAAACGCGTGTTTTCATGCGTTTTCAGAAGCAGAGAATACAACACAAAATATTGATTTATATGAAAAAAACATCCATTTTATTCGTATGCATGGGCAATATTTGCCGCTCTCCGACAGCGGAGGCCGTTTTCCGAAAATACATTGAGGACGCCGATTTAATGGATGCGGTCGTGATTGACTCAGCCGGAACGCACGCCTTCCACATTGGCAACCCGCCGGATCGGCGCTCGACAACCGTTGCAGCCGAGCGAGGCTATCGTATGGATGTGCTGCGCGCGCGCCAGGTCAGCGCGGGCGATATCGAACAGTTCGATTATGTCTTGGCAATGGATCACGAAAATCTTTCGATTCTCAAACAGTTGGCCCCAAGCCATTTGCGGGACAAGCCCCAGTTATTCATGTCGTTTGCGCCCGATTACGGGCTGAGCGAAGTGCCCGACCCGTACTACGGTGGCGCAAATGGCTTTGAGCAGGTACTCGATATGGTCGAGGCGGCCTGCGACGGATTGATTCAGACGATACGCCACCAATCGGGCGGACGCTGAGCCGACTGGAAATATGCCGGAATCAGGCCTTGGGCTTTGCCCCAAGGTGTGAGTGGCGATAGGAATAGGCGAAATAAATCACCATGCCGATAGCCAGCCAGCCGAGGAAACGGATCCAGGTCACAACGGGCAGGAACATCATCAAGGCCCCGCAGGAAAGGATGCCCAAAATGGGCAGGGTGTAACCAAAGGGATTCTTGAACGGACGCGGCAGATCGGGCTGACGCAGCCGCAAAACAATCACACCGAGACTGACGAGCACAAATGCGGCCAGCGTGCCGATATTCACCAATTCGGCCAATTCACCCAATGGCACCAGACCGGCAACGAGTGAAATCACCACGCCACAAATCACGATGATTCGCACGGGTGTTTGTCTAACGGGATGGACACGCGCCAACTTGCTGGTAAGTAGTCCATCTCGGGACATGGCAAAAATAATCCGCGTCAATGCGTAATACAGCACCAGCATCACCGTGGTCAGGCCGGTAATCACACCGGTCGCGACCAGCGCAGAAGCCCAGTTGTAACCTAGTATTTGGAGCGAAT
This region of Halothiobacillus neapolitanus c2 genomic DNA includes:
- a CDS encoding GNAT family N-acetyltransferase, which gives rise to MSSNFTIQRAITDDAQEVAVMVGELLAEIMNAIGVQAFNFDLVETTSRLQDFLNREKYFVFVARGVSGNPAGFIALYESYALYAEGTFGTIPELYVRPDYRTNGLGLRLVSQAKSFGAARGWKRLEVTTPPLPQFDRTLAFYEREGFAISGGRKLKVSL
- a CDS encoding darcynin family protein, producing the protein MNQHAFTVFVHLKAEISWLALSRPERNELTQAKIFPILQEHPNVHHTHFDAEAFCGFVSDIEMFSCDDPRQFYFFFEEFRDSELISKGYFTIVNIFPAYADGYVEYENRLKA
- a CDS encoding VirB8/TrbF family protein; this translates as MNKQSKPADAPSAHEQLNPYISARREWNERYGDYVSQAKNWRIVAVLSGITAVMAVAGVIYIGAQSKFIPYVVAVDQHGSAVAAGIADRASATDPRVIRSLIGRFITDLRGVISDQQAEKAAIDRVYSMLPSGAASTTVISGWFKDQSPFSRSATETISVDVESILPISSKSWQVDFRETARSPNGMLLSKKRYRATLTTQLSPITNEQLIRLNPIGLFVTDISITQIL
- the trbG gene encoding P-type conjugative transfer protein TrbG, with translation MNKPILIRGRMLSPLARAVAIGIALSVTSVAFAEPVVPAIEHGGAETRPSQANTVAMPRHLNLTPIPIPHPAVMASTMSERFLQNPKAIPAQGNNGQVTFVYGQSVPTITCAPLRICDISLEPGEVINGAPQMGDTVRWQVAPAVSGEGADKITHVIVKPTDVGLDTNMVIPTNRRTYYLRLVSDKKNYVTSIGFTYPDTQAKQWAAYQAQQAKKAAVVVDKPAVSVDQLDFNYTVKSVKGMGMVPVRIFNDGQKVFIQMPTDMQEAPALFIVGQDGKDQLVNYRLRDGYFIVDRLFHQAALIAGVGDDQSRITITHHDHRVIEKAKSDKNWFLDYED
- a CDS encoding TrbI/VirB10 family protein, with the protein product MSKTPTVEPAGLSSSGKPLTTKTEPKLGIRVSKRAALLLAIPVALAGGVVIYNIFSRGDEPTLASADKPKTVESAMDVAESINQKAARLVAPSLPTASDQHSGSAASDKPNAKPTTNQATAPDLSHATPSNEQPKPLTPAEQAAQRLADERLQRLQQAMDAATKTKSFRDANGGAPMDEPSINRGSLGQVSGLGLAASGSGFNPSSLLGNAAGQGTQGDQKDKKAFLQAAKAEIATPTLAASVKPAQSPFEINSGTVIPAVLVTGLNSDLPGEIIGQVSENVFDTATGNHLLIPKGAKLFGQYDSQVSYGQNRLLVAWQRVIFPNGSTLEIGGMGGVDKTGSAGFEGQVDNHYWRLFTGALMTSIFSAGIQLSQPQTNNNNGVQGTGQTIGAAVGQQIGQLGVSISQKNLAIQPTIVIRQGYRFSVMVDKDVVFPGAYQ
- a CDS encoding ParA family protein; the protein is MNIITVTNQKGGVGKTTVSVHLACGLAERGYKTLLVDLDGQGQASTHLTGDTAINRRPNGGAELLFDLEKLKTGISPLTTPLGVDLLFGHNALSRIDEGERTTGDAMGVRDYVRALPYDFIVIDTPPAMQLRQLAAVLWADRLITVIEPEEKAVAGWTRVRDMIKAASAKGLLVDGFEAKVLLNRVDSRIADQRNAVKQMKAAVPGMIDTVLTARQAVVSTAYSSRLPIWHLKKDKVDADYAALWRDLPIAIGLTDRVHPSTVTEVA
- a CDS encoding ParB/RepB/Spo0J family partition protein, with translation MASVLDFLGEAMMDGADSTASSGVNYEGIQRIDIDLIKSDPEQPRRLFDEEKLENLAASIRQMDLLQPILVREEAGLIIMVDGERRWRAAKMAGLKDVPVVFSKQAQARVLLAQVVANENRENLMDIELAKVINTLKREYKITGRELGKLLNRNDAQISRLMLLVKNPEILQLAEEGIITSAEHAALFSALDPDTQAELVAQAKDNQTALTHQDLTAQREKPQTAAPTVNERPMDEPDADSSHSPNTDDLGSVPDAGIELQGECADGWESDDSINTTNHDESQTSEFCGEENTTKAKGAGSLTLTPAQFSALYEDNPSILDGLTSITLKAPPELIAELSDWGSAG
- a CDS encoding helix-turn-helix domain-containing protein, whose protein sequence is MNTLALPTSRLLTTEEAANYLNISKEFLKRMR
- a CDS encoding helix-turn-helix transcriptional regulator is translated as MDEPINDLRRKHFQTEDGLIPYLLEAHAIAHLLNTSMDTMRMLIKTGAFCEPAPFNENPDKKTIRWRTEDVAKWLQSLRRINDKGQEIPEELR
- a CDS encoding excisionase, with amino-acid sequence MKLIPLPVWLEQTFGEHQPTINTARAWCRQGRIKPSPKKIGRTYYLQPNAEHVNNANSHPRLIERILGETA
- a CDS encoding tyrosine-type recombinase/integrase — its product is MARPRSRKKNDLPANLYEPRAGYFVYRNPENGKTYTLGRISRGEARDQAIEANRTFEQRAEQRLINRLHAQALGETFSDWLNKYAEVLKRRNLADNTMRQHKWRIKTMEQQFGAEPFVRLHETRHWAEWLDTFTEQDKTRSAIAWRSWLLDCFNAAIAAGWVDRNPIEPIRAPTTIVKRDRLSLEAARAIICVAREQKDQWIARSIELALITAQRREDIASLQFRKRDAASGWVESDSLYVTQQKTGARLAIPLTLAMPEIGMTLGDAIDACRDHIASRWLIHQTNPHGNSPAGSQIWRDTITRRFADMRDEAARRSETPLWRQDKEPPSFHELRSLSLRLHTARHGKDFAQALAGHKDARTTDTYRDIRGSEWVKLSTDVFKTP
- a CDS encoding low molecular weight protein-tyrosine-phosphatase, coding for MKKTSILFVCMGNICRSPTAEAVFRKYIEDADLMDAVVIDSAGTHAFHIGNPPDRRSTTVAAERGYRMDVLRARQVSAGDIEQFDYVLAMDHENLSILKQLAPSHLRDKPQLFMSFAPDYGLSEVPDPYYGGANGFEQVLDMVEAACDGLIQTIRHQSGGR